The Hymenobacter baengnokdamensis genome includes a region encoding these proteins:
- a CDS encoding Rossmann-like and DUF2520 domain-containing protein, whose protein sequence is MNTTHETSPPLTIGVFGAGRVASALVSALKAAGHYIVFIASRSPGPAALLAAELPGCLGLSVAEATAALPAAEVYLLAVPDAAVASLLAAVPWPAGAVVAHTAGALPLAVFETVPQVRGGVLYPLQTFSPGRVIDWPAVPLFVEASTAVAEGRLLTLARSLSQRVALLDSARRLQLHLGAVFASNFTNHLLGVAQALLAGAGLPFELLHPLVQETISKALAAQPSPFAVQTGPAVRHDAATLAAHEAALAAHSAWQELYARLSVSIQAAAAGS, encoded by the coding sequence GTGAATACAACACATGAGACCAGCCCGCCCCTGACAATCGGGGTATTTGGAGCCGGGCGGGTGGCGTCGGCTCTGGTATCGGCGCTAAAGGCAGCGGGCCACTATATAGTGTTTATTGCGAGTCGCTCCCCCGGCCCGGCCGCGCTCCTGGCTGCGGAGCTGCCCGGCTGCCTGGGGCTATCGGTGGCAGAAGCTACGGCGGCCCTGCCGGCTGCCGAGGTGTACCTGCTGGCCGTGCCCGACGCGGCGGTGGCGAGCCTGCTCGCCGCGGTGCCGTGGCCGGCGGGCGCGGTAGTGGCGCACACGGCCGGCGCCCTGCCGCTGGCGGTGTTCGAGACCGTGCCGCAGGTGCGCGGCGGCGTGCTGTACCCCTTGCAAACCTTCAGCCCCGGACGAGTTATCGATTGGCCGGCCGTGCCCCTGTTTGTGGAGGCATCCACTGCCGTGGCCGAGGGCCGGCTGCTAACCCTGGCCCGTAGCCTTAGCCAGCGTGTGGCCCTGCTCGATTCGGCGCGGCGGCTGCAGCTGCACCTGGGAGCGGTATTTGCCAGCAACTTTACCAACCACCTGCTGGGGGTGGCGCAGGCGCTGCTCGCCGGAGCAGGCCTGCCGTTTGAGCTACTGCACCCTTTGGTGCAGGAAACCATAAGCAAGGCGCTGGCGGCGCAACCCTCGCCCTTTGCGGTACAAACCGGGCCGGCCGTGCGTCACGATGCGGCTACCCTGGCGGCCCATGAGGCGGCGCTGGCCGCCCACTCCGCCTGGCAAGAACTTTATGCCCGGCTCTCGGTAAGTATTCAGGCGGCAGCGGCGGGCAGCTAA
- a CDS encoding BamA/TamA family outer membrane protein, whose protein sequence is MRFFPLLLAGLVGTALVSQGQGLPAGQTETSKPPKKITILPVPVIFYQQETGAGYGLGGLLSGRFGQDTLTRASNARAQAWFTQKHQSLFQFVHTIYSPGEQYYLNGEISYYKNLLYYYGIGNDTKKENESGLSNNLLIINQRVQKSIAPKLFAGLMYRFTRTTDNTPEQYATDGHSPNYFLSSDNGRLDQRQRENTSISGVGPVITFDNRDVALAAFKGNLLDMSIMFNGKGIGSDYNFVRYQIDARHFQPIFSSKTILALQFLGQFHSGDVPFRELAGLGANLGGTLYNNANLDRGIYEQRFRDRQMMTFQAELRQHLFWRIDGAAFGSVGQVGYNITDFTVDGIKPAGGLGARFNFIRRDRVNLRFDYAWGSAPGFYFAIGEAF, encoded by the coding sequence ATGCGCTTTTTTCCGCTGCTGCTGGCCGGGTTGGTGGGCACTGCCCTCGTAAGCCAGGGGCAGGGCCTGCCGGCTGGCCAGACTGAGACTTCCAAGCCTCCCAAAAAAATCACCATTCTGCCGGTGCCGGTGATATTTTATCAGCAGGAAACCGGGGCCGGCTACGGCCTGGGCGGTCTGCTGAGTGGCCGGTTTGGTCAGGATACCCTCACCCGCGCCTCCAACGCCCGCGCCCAGGCCTGGTTTACCCAGAAGCACCAGTCGCTGTTTCAGTTTGTGCATACTATCTACTCGCCCGGCGAGCAGTACTACCTGAACGGCGAAATCAGCTATTATAAAAACCTGCTCTACTACTACGGCATCGGCAACGATACGAAGAAGGAAAATGAGTCGGGCTTGTCCAATAACCTGCTCATTATCAATCAGCGCGTGCAAAAGAGCATTGCGCCCAAGCTGTTTGCCGGCCTGATGTACCGCTTCACGCGCACTACCGACAATACGCCCGAGCAGTACGCCACCGATGGCCACTCGCCCAACTACTTTCTGAGCAGCGATAATGGCCGCCTCGACCAGCGCCAGCGCGAGAATACCAGTATCTCAGGGGTAGGGCCGGTTATCACGTTTGATAACCGCGACGTGGCGCTGGCTGCATTTAAAGGCAACCTGCTCGATATGAGCATTATGTTCAACGGCAAGGGCATCGGGTCAGACTATAACTTTGTGCGCTATCAGATTGATGCGCGGCACTTTCAGCCCATTTTCTCTAGTAAAACCATTCTGGCGCTGCAATTTCTGGGGCAGTTTCACTCCGGCGATGTGCCCTTCCGGGAGCTAGCCGGCCTGGGCGCCAACCTGGGCGGAACGCTCTATAATAACGCCAACCTCGACCGGGGCATTTACGAGCAGCGCTTCCGCGACCGGCAGATGATGACTTTCCAGGCCGAGCTGCGGCAGCACCTGTTCTGGCGCATCGACGGGGCCGCCTTCGGTTCGGTGGGCCAGGTAGGGTATAATATAACTGACTTTACGGTTGATGGCATAAAGCCGGCTGGCGGCCTGGGCGCCCGCTTCAATTTTATTCGCCGCGACCGGGTAAACCTGCGCTTCGATTACGCCTGGGGTAGCGCGCCGGGCTTTTATTTTGCTATCGGTGAGGCATTTTAA
- a CDS encoding T9SS type A sorting domain-containing protein, with product MNSYTRVSSWSHRLRQLGLTALLLGGAAVAGQAQNLNYTVGTAANVAGTYTDLAATGTAITTANTDDANSTAQDIGFTFSYNNLNFTQFILNTNGFIKLGATAPSDTKLFLSETDANQLDVFQSPNDPNVIAAFNADLTAAAVGGTEYRVATTGTAPNRVCTIQWKNVSDKAATNPTQYTNLNFQVRLYETTNVVELVYGPTTAGTTSALRFMQAGVKGTSLSNGQGVQPTKQSSAAWSTAVFSDFATVISTQVLNTVNFRSIAPPDAGRTFRFSPAPPTDAAVKAIYTLGKIATQSALPHSVKAVISNTGSTALTSLPVTLTVSGANTFTDTQTIGSLAVGASATVTFAAYPTTLATGTNSVVVTIPNDGNAANNTATYGQLVTPDRISYTDPSVNSNLSVGLGNAIFAAKYTLPAATVIGDVIVTFGAITGNTAPFQVVIYDASGTGGIPGQALYTSATQNRTAAGGPVTVTLPGVAVPASFYVAVKETSATNVGVSYQVEDPIRPSTFYYTANNGTTWTDFINVTPKARVAIEFGTIVPNCSAPTGVVASNVTATGATIAFTAPATGTSGYQIVYGPTGFNVVTGGTTVTTTTASPVVLTGLTPATTYQVYVRSNCSAGGTSVYITPVTFTTACDPTNVVSTFPYSQNFDTILSGQSLPCGITTLDANNDGTTWRISTENPYSGTNDMRYNGIPLNNVAADDWFFTPALVLAPASSSTRYQVAFRYRTSGVGTTSTGTESLEVKSGTAATVAGQTNLLFTNNAITNTTYALANGSSTPVVALLPAGTSTQYVGFHIKSAANQGNLYIDDVSVTAVTVTATTSEALLKATTVFPNPSNGVFSLDIHGANAKGSLGVQVVNTLGQVVYTGSARDNYSNKLDLSNLAPGLYNLQLRNGDDTLTRQIAIVK from the coding sequence ATGAATTCTTACACTCGGGTGAGTTCCTGGAGCCATCGGCTACGGCAGCTGGGCTTGACGGCCCTGCTGCTGGGCGGCGCTGCCGTAGCGGGGCAGGCGCAGAATTTAAACTACACTGTTGGTACGGCAGCTAATGTGGCTGGTACTTATACAGACCTTGCGGCTACCGGTACAGCTATCACTACGGCTAACACCGATGATGCCAACTCGACAGCGCAAGACATTGGCTTTACATTCAGCTATAACAACCTGAATTTTACCCAATTCATATTAAATACCAATGGCTTTATCAAGCTGGGAGCTACTGCTCCTTCCGATACTAAGCTATTCCTTTCGGAAACTGATGCCAATCAGCTTGATGTGTTTCAAAGCCCGAATGACCCGAACGTCATTGCGGCTTTCAATGCTGATTTAACGGCCGCTGCCGTTGGGGGCACTGAATACCGGGTCGCTACCACCGGAACTGCTCCAAACCGCGTTTGTACCATTCAGTGGAAAAATGTATCTGACAAAGCAGCTACAAACCCAACTCAATACACGAACCTGAATTTTCAGGTCCGCCTATACGAAACAACCAACGTGGTTGAGCTGGTATACGGCCCCACTACTGCAGGGACTACTTCGGCTTTGCGCTTTATGCAAGCCGGGGTAAAAGGCACTTCCCTTTCGAACGGACAGGGAGTGCAGCCTACCAAGCAGTCGAGCGCAGCTTGGTCTACAGCAGTTTTCTCCGACTTTGCCACTGTCATCTCCACGCAAGTATTAAATACGGTTAATTTTCGCAGTATTGCGCCTCCCGATGCTGGCCGCACATTCCGCTTTTCGCCAGCTCCTCCCACCGATGCTGCTGTAAAGGCTATTTATACCCTCGGCAAAATTGCTACTCAGTCTGCTCTGCCTCACTCTGTAAAGGCTGTTATCTCCAACACTGGCTCAACTGCTCTTACCAGCCTGCCAGTAACCCTTACTGTGAGCGGAGCTAATACGTTTACCGATACTCAAACGATTGGTTCTTTGGCGGTAGGAGCATCGGCAACCGTTACGTTTGCAGCCTATCCGACGACACTGGCTACAGGTACTAACTCGGTAGTAGTTACGATTCCTAACGATGGCAATGCGGCTAATAACACAGCCACCTATGGTCAGCTAGTCACGCCAGACCGAATCTCTTATACCGACCCTTCTGTTAATTCCAACCTAAGTGTAGGACTAGGCAACGCAATTTTTGCGGCTAAATACACTTTACCTGCTGCTACAGTTATAGGTGACGTTATCGTTACGTTCGGGGCTATTACTGGCAATACTGCTCCTTTCCAGGTGGTTATATATGATGCTAGCGGCACGGGTGGCATACCGGGCCAAGCTCTTTATACCTCTGCCACTCAAAACCGGACAGCCGCGGGCGGCCCTGTTACGGTAACACTACCTGGGGTAGCTGTTCCAGCTTCCTTTTATGTCGCTGTTAAGGAAACCAGTGCAACGAACGTGGGCGTATCCTATCAGGTTGAAGACCCAATCCGGCCTTCAACTTTCTACTACACGGCCAATAACGGCACTACTTGGACCGACTTTATCAATGTGACGCCCAAAGCCCGGGTAGCAATAGAATTTGGCACCATTGTTCCTAATTGCTCAGCTCCGACGGGTGTTGTTGCCAGCAACGTGACGGCAACTGGCGCAACTATCGCTTTTACCGCCCCTGCTACCGGTACCTCAGGCTATCAAATCGTTTATGGCCCTACAGGCTTTAATGTGGTAACTGGGGGCACAACGGTAACCACAACAACTGCCTCACCTGTAGTACTTACGGGCTTAACGCCCGCCACGACCTACCAGGTGTACGTACGCAGCAACTGCTCGGCCGGGGGCACCAGTGTTTACATCACTCCGGTGACCTTCACCACTGCCTGTGACCCGACTAATGTAGTCTCGACTTTTCCTTACAGTCAGAACTTCGATACTATTCTGTCGGGCCAGTCTTTGCCCTGCGGCATTACCACGCTGGATGCCAACAACGACGGTACTACCTGGCGCATCTCGACCGAGAACCCTTACTCGGGCACCAACGATATGCGCTACAATGGCATCCCACTAAACAACGTGGCGGCCGACGACTGGTTCTTTACGCCGGCGCTGGTACTGGCTCCGGCCAGCAGCAGCACCCGCTACCAGGTGGCATTCCGCTACCGCACTTCGGGGGTGGGCACCACGTCAACGGGTACCGAGAGCCTGGAAGTTAAATCGGGCACGGCCGCGACAGTTGCCGGCCAGACCAACCTGCTCTTTACCAATAATGCCATCACCAACACGACGTACGCACTGGCTAACGGCTCCTCAACTCCGGTAGTAGCCTTGCTGCCCGCTGGCACCAGCACGCAGTACGTGGGCTTCCACATCAAGAGCGCGGCCAACCAGGGCAACCTCTACATCGACGACGTGAGCGTAACGGCCGTGACCGTAACCGCTACTACCTCGGAAGCGCTGCTCAAAGCCACCACGGTATTCCCGAACCCTTCCAATGGGGTATTCTCGCTTGACATTCACGGCGCCAACGCCAAGGGAAGCCTCGGTGTGCAGGTAGTTAATACGCTCGGCCAGGTAGTATACACGGGCTCGGCCCGCGATAACTACAGCAACAAGCTCGACCTGAGCAACCTGGCTCCCGGCCTCTACAACCTGCAGCTGCGCAACGGCGACGATACGCTGACCCGTCAGATTGCCATCGTGAAATAA
- the ccsA gene encoding cytochrome c biogenesis protein CcsA: protein MNLVLGNLGQASVILAFVAAAVAAYGYFQAARGRALGQPEGSWLRLARGAFFVHGAAVLAVVACLFTIIYTHRYEYYYAWSHSSNHLPVHFMISCFWEGQEGSFLLWIFWHVVLGLGIMKFNRQWEAPVLAVFATVQAFLVSMILGVVVGGVKIGSSPFILLRDFMVDLPVWKINPNFVPKDGSGLNPLLQNYWMVIHPPTLFLGFALTLVPFAFAIAGLWKKELTGWVKPALPWTAFGGAVLGIGIMMGAYWAYETLNFGGFWNWDPVENAVYIPWLVLIAALHGMVLWQRRRIGLRTAYTLVIATFVLILYATFLTRSGVLGNASVHSFTDLGLSGQLIIYLAFFAVGAIALLAARWKSIPVSEKELTAYSPELWVFLGATVLCLAAFQVVATTSIPVYNAFLGFIGIKSNLALPADQIQHYTRIQLWAGVLIGLLSGVAQVLWWRNTKESVINALATPTMLALLTTALVVLLTRYFGHTMSAPYVVLLLAGLFGIMTNAGTLFGLWRRGITLSGGAVAHLGIALMLLGILASAGYSNVISRNMSGKLISREMNDQDNENNVLLWRNETGLMNGYDVTYTGQYLDVPGVPDYVNTQLLYRTDDEYKAVARGEIKQGDKTFYHTGDTLTIRPENTYYRVEYNDKKTGQKFTLYPRAQVNEEMGGLLASPALQRFWDHDIYSHISSVPDPRKEIPWSPAIPHELSVGDTLFLNDYFAVFRAIEQAHEVPGIKLQTGDIALQADMIITGEKGRQYHAHPIFLLRDRQVGRVPEIIEDLGLRLTLDQIDPVKGKFTFAISTTGKDYIILKATEKPFINLLWGGTLLMGFGLVLSMRQRRAARAVPAAEPVGRAGAARSQVLAS from the coding sequence GTGAATTTAGTACTTGGAAATCTTGGTCAGGCCAGTGTAATTCTGGCGTTCGTGGCAGCGGCAGTAGCCGCTTATGGCTACTTTCAGGCGGCGCGGGGCCGGGCTCTGGGCCAGCCCGAGGGCAGCTGGCTGCGGCTGGCGCGCGGAGCTTTTTTTGTGCACGGCGCGGCCGTGCTGGCGGTAGTCGCCTGCCTGTTTACCATCATCTACACGCACCGCTACGAGTACTACTACGCCTGGTCGCACTCCAGCAACCACCTGCCGGTACACTTCATGATTTCCTGCTTCTGGGAAGGGCAGGAGGGAAGCTTTCTGCTCTGGATATTCTGGCACGTAGTATTGGGCCTGGGTATTATGAAATTCAACCGCCAGTGGGAAGCGCCCGTGCTGGCCGTGTTTGCCACGGTGCAGGCCTTCCTGGTAAGCATGATTCTGGGCGTAGTGGTGGGAGGCGTAAAAATCGGCTCGTCGCCGTTTATCCTGCTGCGTGACTTTATGGTAGACCTGCCGGTCTGGAAAATCAACCCCAACTTCGTGCCCAAAGACGGCTCGGGCCTCAACCCCCTACTCCAGAACTACTGGATGGTAATTCACCCGCCCACGCTGTTTCTGGGCTTTGCGCTCACGCTGGTGCCGTTTGCCTTTGCTATTGCCGGCCTCTGGAAAAAGGAGTTGACAGGCTGGGTAAAGCCCGCCCTGCCCTGGACCGCCTTCGGCGGCGCGGTATTGGGTATCGGTATTATGATGGGAGCCTACTGGGCCTACGAAACCCTGAACTTCGGCGGCTTCTGGAACTGGGACCCCGTAGAAAATGCCGTCTATATTCCGTGGCTTGTACTCATCGCGGCTTTGCACGGAATGGTGCTGTGGCAGCGGCGGCGCATCGGCCTGCGCACTGCTTATACGCTGGTAATTGCCACGTTCGTACTCATTCTCTACGCTACATTCCTGACGCGCAGCGGCGTGCTGGGCAATGCCTCGGTGCACTCCTTTACCGACCTGGGCCTGTCGGGCCAGCTGATTATCTACCTGGCTTTCTTCGCGGTGGGCGCCATTGCCTTGCTGGCGGCCCGCTGGAAGAGCATCCCGGTTTCGGAGAAAGAGCTGACGGCCTATAGCCCCGAGCTGTGGGTGTTTCTGGGAGCTACGGTCCTCTGTCTGGCCGCTTTCCAGGTAGTGGCTACTACCAGTATCCCGGTTTATAATGCCTTTCTGGGCTTTATCGGTATTAAATCTAACTTAGCGCTGCCCGCCGACCAGATTCAGCACTACACCCGCATTCAGCTGTGGGCCGGCGTGCTGATTGGCCTGCTCTCGGGCGTGGCGCAGGTGCTGTGGTGGCGCAACACCAAGGAGTCGGTTATCAATGCCCTGGCTACGCCGACCATGCTGGCGCTGCTCACCACGGCGCTGGTGGTGCTGCTGACCCGCTATTTCGGCCATACCATGTCGGCGCCCTACGTGGTGCTGCTGCTGGCGGGGCTGTTTGGCATCATGACCAATGCCGGCACGCTCTTCGGGCTGTGGCGTCGTGGTATTACGCTTTCGGGCGGGGCCGTTGCCCACCTGGGCATTGCCCTGATGCTGCTGGGCATTCTGGCCTCGGCGGGTTACTCCAACGTGATTTCGCGCAACATGAGCGGCAAGCTCATCTCGCGTGAGATGAACGACCAAGACAATGAAAACAACGTGCTGCTGTGGCGCAACGAAACCGGCCTGATGAATGGCTACGACGTAACCTACACCGGCCAGTACCTCGACGTGCCCGGCGTGCCCGACTACGTAAACACTCAGCTGCTGTACCGCACCGATGACGAGTATAAGGCCGTGGCGCGGGGCGAAATTAAGCAGGGCGACAAAACGTTTTACCACACCGGTGATACGCTCACGATTCGCCCCGAAAACACCTATTACCGCGTCGAGTACAACGACAAGAAGACCGGGCAGAAATTTACGCTCTACCCCCGCGCCCAGGTAAATGAGGAGATGGGTGGCCTGCTGGCCTCGCCCGCTCTGCAGCGCTTCTGGGACCACGACATCTACTCGCACATCTCCTCCGTGCCCGACCCGCGCAAGGAGATTCCGTGGAGCCCGGCCATTCCGCACGAGCTCAGCGTGGGCGATACGCTGTTCTTGAACGACTACTTCGCCGTGTTCCGTGCCATCGAGCAGGCGCACGAGGTGCCCGGCATTAAGCTGCAAACCGGCGACATTGCCTTGCAGGCCGACATGATTATCACCGGCGAGAAGGGGCGGCAATATCACGCGCACCCTATATTCTTGCTGCGCGACCGCCAGGTGGGCCGCGTGCCCGAGATTATCGAGGACCTGGGCCTGCGCCTCACCCTCGACCAGATTGACCCCGTTAAGGGTAAGTTCACCTTTGCCATCAGCACTACCGGCAAAGATTACATCATTTTGAAGGCCACCGAAAAGCCCTTTATCAACCTGCTCTGGGGCGGCACGCTGCTCATGGGCTTTGGCCTGGTGCTGAGCATGCGTCAGCGCCGGGCTGCCCGCGCCGTGCCTGCCGCTGAGCCCGTAGGCCGGGCCGGGGCCGCCCGCTCGCAGGTGCTGGCCAGCTAG
- a CDS encoding cold-shock protein produces MKTGTVKFFNEAKGFGFITDDVTKEDFFVHVTGLNGGQIQQNDRVEFETQEGRKGVNAVNVRRV; encoded by the coding sequence ATGAAAACGGGCACTGTAAAATTCTTTAACGAGGCCAAAGGCTTCGGCTTTATCACCGACGATGTAACGAAGGAGGATTTCTTTGTGCACGTAACGGGGCTCAACGGCGGCCAGATTCAGCAAAACGACCGCGTGGAGTTTGAAACGCAGGAGGGCCGTAAGGGCGTGAACGCCGTTAACGTGCGGCGCGTCTGA
- a CDS encoding 2Fe-2S iron-sulfur cluster-binding protein, which yields MTPSTIIFQFQDGQTAQTHIAISGESVLDVALNNGIQLQHNCGGVCGCSTCHVYIDKGGDALPDISDKEEDFIDRAINPRLNSRLACQCVVPNASLELVVTVPPQHFLGH from the coding sequence TTGACACCCTCCACCATTATTTTTCAGTTCCAGGACGGCCAGACCGCCCAAACGCACATTGCGATTAGCGGCGAGTCGGTGCTCGATGTGGCGCTCAATAACGGCATTCAGCTGCAGCACAACTGCGGGGGCGTGTGCGGGTGCAGCACCTGCCACGTGTATATCGACAAAGGGGGCGATGCGCTGCCCGATATTTCGGACAAGGAAGAAGACTTCATCGACCGCGCCATCAACCCGCGCCTCAATTCCCGCCTGGCCTGCCAGTGCGTAGTGCCAAACGCAAGCCTCGAGCTGGTGGTAACCGTACCGCCCCAGCACTTCCTGGGGCACTAG
- a CDS encoding geranylgeranylglycerol-phosphate geranylgeranyltransferase: MPASLLPASAADPAPTAGGADELPLGGPGQAGRLARALPGLVRWPNLAIMLLSLVLVRVMLLPGQSLRTVLLAPGFGLLVLTSLLVAAAGYIINDYYDVKIDAINRPDRLVVGRLLRRRHAMLAHMLLSGVGVVLAAALSWPLGLVTLAAVALLWGYSARFKRLPLVGNLSIGVLTAALVLLPELQLLTGREAVWLYALAAFLLTVVREIVKDMEDMRGDAQHGCHTLPLVWGLARSKWVAGVFLGCLALLVLAAASQLLVWDRWALAAWLLGLVLMPLAWLARLLLRADRRRHFRQLSAWCKGIMLAGVLSMLLV, encoded by the coding sequence ATGCCAGCCTCCCTGCTACCTGCTTCAGCTGCCGACCCCGCGCCCACCGCTGGCGGAGCCGATGAGCTGCCCCTGGGTGGCCCCGGCCAGGCCGGGCGGCTGGCCAGGGCATTGCCGGGGCTGGTACGCTGGCCCAACTTGGCCATTATGCTGTTGAGCCTGGTGCTGGTGCGGGTAATGCTGTTGCCGGGACAATCCCTGCGGACCGTGCTCCTGGCCCCCGGCTTTGGGCTGCTGGTGCTAACCTCGCTGCTGGTAGCCGCCGCGGGCTATATCATCAATGATTATTACGATGTCAAGATTGACGCCATCAACCGGCCCGACCGGCTGGTGGTGGGCCGGCTGTTGCGGCGGCGCCACGCCATGCTGGCGCATATGCTGCTGAGTGGGGTGGGGGTGGTGTTGGCAGCAGCACTCTCGTGGCCCTTGGGGCTGGTAACGCTGGCGGCCGTGGCCCTGCTCTGGGGCTACTCGGCCCGGTTCAAGCGCCTGCCGCTGGTGGGCAACCTCAGCATTGGGGTGCTTACGGCCGCGCTGGTGCTCCTGCCCGAGCTTCAGCTGCTTACGGGCCGCGAAGCCGTGTGGCTCTACGCCCTGGCTGCCTTCCTGCTGACGGTGGTACGCGAGATAGTGAAAGACATGGAAGACATGCGCGGCGATGCCCAGCACGGCTGCCATACGCTGCCCCTGGTGTGGGGGCTGGCCCGCAGCAAGTGGGTGGCGGGAGTGTTTCTGGGCTGTCTGGCGCTGCTGGTGCTGGCCGCGGCCAGTCAGCTGCTGGTGTGGGACCGCTGGGCCCTGGCCGCGTGGCTGCTGGGGCTGGTGCTGATGCCGCTGGCCTGGCTGGCTCGCCTGCTGCTACGTGCCGATCGCCGCCGTCACTTTCGGCAGCTCAGCGCCTGGTGCAAGGGCATCATGCTGGCTGGGGTGCTGAGTATGCTGCTGGTGTAG
- the iscX gene encoding Fe-S cluster assembly protein IscX, which translates to MNHYEPPIHWADHEDVAIALYEKFGDDFTEAKIYRIRFTELLDWVLSLPNFEGTREQANEGHLEQIQAKWVYEWRDHQ; encoded by the coding sequence ATGAACCACTACGAGCCGCCCATTCATTGGGCCGACCACGAAGACGTTGCCATTGCGCTCTACGAGAAGTTTGGCGACGACTTTACGGAAGCCAAAATCTACCGCATCCGGTTTACCGAGCTGCTGGACTGGGTGCTAAGCCTGCCCAATTTTGAGGGCACCCGCGAGCAGGCCAACGAAGGCCACCTGGAGCAGATTCAGGCCAAGTGGGTATACGAGTGGCGCGACCACCAGTAG